The following coding sequences lie in one Syngnathoides biaculeatus isolate LvHL_M chromosome 16, ASM1980259v1, whole genome shotgun sequence genomic window:
- the flii gene encoding protein flightless-1 homolog translates to MAATGVLPFIRGVDLSGNDFKGGYFPEHVKCMSSLRWLKLNRTGLCYLPEELSSLQKLEHLSVSHNSLTTLHGDLSSLPNLRAVVARANNLKNSGVPDDIFQLDDLSVLDLSYNQLTEVPRDLENSRNMLVLNLSHNGIDSIPNQLFINLTDLLYLDLSDNKLDSLPPQMRRLVHLQTLILNNNPLMHAQLRQLPAMVALQTLHLRNTQRTQSNMPTSLEGLMSLADVDLSCNDLTRVPECLYSLGSLKRLNLSSNQISELSLCIDQWTQLETLNLSRNLLTSLPSAICKLSKLKKLYMNSNKLDFDGVPPGMGKLANLTEFMAANNNLELIPEGLCRCGKLKKLVLNKNRLVTLPEAIHYLTDLEILDVRENPNLVMPPKPADQGAEWYNIDFSLQNQLRLAGASPATLAAAGGGASPKDPLARKMRLRRRKGGSQDDQAKQVLKGMSDVAQEKKNLEENGDLKYGDLKVRRWDQSLEKPQLDYSEFFMDDAGQVPGVSVWQIENFVPMQVDETFHGKFYEADCYIVLKTFLDENGALTWQIYYWIGQEATLDKKAGAAIHAVNLRNFLGAECRTIREEMGDESEEFSEVFNNEISYIEGGTASGFYTVEDTHYPARLYRVYGKKNIRLESVSVKSCSLDPRYVFLLDTGLEVFIWRGANATLSATTKARLFAEKINKNERKGKAEITTLRQSQEPPNFWEFLGGQPEEIKKHVPEDFTAIRPKLYKVGLGLGYLELPQINYKLSVEHKDHKIKLDTLPELRLLQSLLDTKCVYILDCWSDVFIWIGRKSPRLVRAAALKLGQEICSMLHRPKHACVTRNLEGTECQVFKSKFKNWDDVLKVDYTRAAETVQQTDNLQGKVKKDTEQKDQMKADLTALFLPRQPPMPLTEAEQLMEEWNEDLDGMEGFVLEGKKFARLPEEEFGHFFTQDCYVFLCRYWVPVEYEDDEEKKEGEDKGKEDEEDKQPEEDFQCVVYFWQGRQASNMGWLTFTFSLQKKFESLFPGKLKVVRMTQQQENLKFLSHFKRKFIIHKGKRKQKTDSAQPSLYHIRTNGSALCTRTIQIGTDSSNLNSEFCFILKVPFESTDNQGIVYTWVGRAADPDEAKLAEDIMNSMFDDTYSKQVINEGEEPENFFWVGIGAQKAYDEDAEYMKYARLFRCSNEKGYFSVSEKCSDFCQDDLADDDIMLLDNGQEVYMWVGTQTSQVEIKLSLKACQVYIQHMRSKDSQQPRKLRLVRKGNEPHCFARCFHAWGAFKTPPA, encoded by the exons ATGGCTGCCACAGGAGTGCTTCCCTTTATACGGGGGGTAGACCTCAGTGGGAACGACTTTAAA GGGGGATATTTCCCTGAGCATGTCAAATGCATGAGCAGCCTGCGATGGCTCAAATTGAACAGGACAGGACTTTGTTACCTACCAGAGGAGCTCTCCTCTCTGCAGAAGTTG GAGCATCTTTCAGTGAGCCACAATAGTTTGACTACCTTACATGGGGACCTCTCCAGCTTGCCCAACCTGAGG GCCGTGGTTGCCCGTGCCAACAATCTAAAAAATTCTGGAGTCCCAGATGACATCTTTCAACTTGATGACCTCTCTGTGCTG GACCTGAGCTACAACCAGCTGACTGAGGTCCCCCGAGACCTCGAGAACAGCAGGAACATGCTGGTGCTCAACCTGAGCCACAATGGAATCGACTCAATCCCCAACCAACTGTTCATCAACCTGACAGACCTGCTGTATCTGGACTTGAGCGACAACAAGCTGGACAGCCTGCCACCCCAGATGAGACGTCTTGTTCATTTGCAGACTCTCATCCTCAACAACAACCCGCTGATGCATGCACAGTTGCG CCAGCTGCCTGCCATGGTGGCATTACAGACTCTCCACCTGAGGAACACCCAGAGAACACAGAGCAATATGCCCACAAGTTTAGAGGGTCTGATGAGTTTAGCAG ATGTTGACTTGTCTTGTAATGACTTGACTCGAGTACCAGAGTGCCTCTATTCACTGGGCAGTTTGAAGAGACTCAACTTGAGTAGCAATCAGATATCTGAACTGTCGCTCTGCATTGACCAGTGGACCCAACTTGAAACACTGAACCTTAGCCGCAACCTGCTCACCTCGTTGCCT TCGGCCATCTGCAAGCTGTCCAAATTGAAAAAGCTCTACATGAACTCCAACAAACTGGACTTTGATGGAGTTCCACCCGGCATGGGCAAATTAGCCAATCTCACAGAGTTCATGGCAGCTAACAACAACCTGGAACTCATCCCTGAGGGACTGTGTAG GTGTGGCAAGTTGAAGAAGCTCGTCCTGAACAAAAACCGTCTTGTGACGCTGCCAGAGGCTATTCATTACTTGACTGACTTAGAG ATACTGGATGTACGCGAGAACCCCAACCTGGTCATGCCTCCGAAACCAGCTGACCAGGGTGCCGAATGGTACAACATTGACTTCTCCTTGCAAAACCAGCTGCGACTGGCCGGAGCCTCACCTGCCACTCTAGCCGCTGCTGGAGGAG GGGCCAGCCCCAAAGATCCCCTGGCGAGGAAAATGAGGCTAAGGAGGAGGAAAGGAGGTTCCCAGGACGATCAGGCCAAGCAAGTGCTGAAGGGCATGAGTGATGTCGCACAAGAAAAGAAGAACTTggag GAAAATGGAGATTTGAAATATGGAGATTTAAAGGTCCGGCGCTGGGATCAGAGTCTAGAGAAGCCTCAACTAGACTACTCAGAGTTCTTTATGGATGACGCGGGGCAG GTGCCAGGTGTGAGCGTGTGGCAGATTGAGAATTTTGTTCCCATGCAAGTAGATGAAACATTCCATGGGAAATTTTACGAGGCCGACTGCTACATTGTCCTCAAG ACATTTTTGGATGAGAACGGAGCGTTGACCTGGCAGATCTACTACTGGATTGGCCAGGAAGCCACGCTCGACAAAAAGGCTGGTGCCGCTATCCATGCTGTCAACCTCAGGAATTTCCTTGGAGCGGAGTGCAGGACAATAAGGGAAGAGATGGGAGACGAGAGTGAGGAGTTCAGTGAA GTGTTTAACAATGAGATCTCATACATCGAGGGAGGCACTGCCAGTGGCTTCTATACGGTGGAGGATACACACTATCCTGCAAG gttataCAGAGTTTATGGCAAGAAAAACATCCGACTCGAGTCTGTATCTGTGAAATCTTGCTCTCTTGATCCACG CTATGTGTTCTTATTAGACACTGGACTGGAAGTCTTTATCTGGAGAGGAGCCAACGCTACATTGAGTGCCACCACAAAGGCCAG GTTATTTGCAGAGAAGATCAATAAGAACGAGCGCAAGGGGAAGGCAGAGATCACAACTCTGAGGCAGAGCCAAGAGCCTCCCAATTTCTGGGAGTTTCTGGGAGGACAGCCAGAGGAGATCAAGAAACACGTTCCAGAGGACTTCACAGCCATCAGACCCAAACTATACAAG GTGGGTTTGGGTCTTGGCTACCTCGAGCTTCCACAGATTAACTACAAACTGTCTGTTGAGCATAAAGACCACAAGATCAAACTGGACACACTGCCAGAGCTCAGACTG ctgCAGTCGTTGTTGGACACCAAGTGCGTGTACATCCTGGACTGCTGGTCTGACGTGTTCATCTGGATCGGGAGGAAGTCTCCCCGACTCGTCCGAGCTGCGGCCCTGAAACTGGGTCAGGAGATTTGCTCCATGCTGCACCGGCCCAAACACGCATGCGTCACTCGAAACCTAGAGGGCACTGAGTGCCAG GTCTTTAAGTCCAAGTTCAAGAACTGGGACGATGTGCTGAAGGTGGACTACACCAGAGCGGCAGAGACTGTTCAGCAGACTGATAACCTCCAGGGCAAG GTGAAGAAAGACACCGAGCAGAAGGACCAGATGAAAGCCGACCTCACAGCACTTTTCCTTCCCAGGCAGCCCCCCATGCCTCTCACCGAG GCAGAGCAGCTGATGGAGGAATGGAACGAGGACCTGGATGGCATGGAAGGCTTTGTGCTGGAGGGCAAAAAGTTTGCTCGTCTTCCAGAAGAGGAGTTTGGTCACTTTTTCACTCAGGATTGCTACGTTTTCCTCTGCAG ATACTGGGTTCCTGTGGAGTACGAGGACGACGAGGAGAAGAAAGAGGGCGAAGACAAAGGCaaagaggatgaggaggacaAACAGCCGGAGGAAGACTTCCAGTGCGTCGTGTACTTCTGGCAGGGCCGACAAGCCTCCAACATGGGCTGGCTCACCTTCACCTTCTCTCTGCAAAAGAAGTTTGAGAGCCTCTTCCCGGGAAAACTGAAG GTGGTGCGTATGACCCAGCAGCAGGAGAACCTCAAGTTCTTGTCCCATTTTAAAAGGAAGTTCATCATCCACAAAGGGAAGAGGAAACAGAAGACGGATTCGGCCCAGCCCTCGCTCTACCACATCCGCACCAACGGGAGTGCACTTTGCACCAG AACCATCCAGATCGGAACAGACTCCAGCAATCTGAACTCCGAGTTCTGCTTCATTCTCAAA GTCCCCTTCGAGAGCACAGACAACCAGGGCATCGTTTACACCTGGGTGGGCCGAGCCGCCGACCCGGACGAGGCCAAGCTGGCCGAAGACATCATGAACAGCATGTTTGATGACACCTACAGCAAGCAG GTGATCAACGAGGGGGAAGAACCAGAGAATTTCTTCTGGGTCGGCATCGGTGCTCAGAAGGCGTACGACGAGGATGCGGAATACATGAAGTACGCTCGTCTCTTCAG GTGTTCCAATGAGAAAGGTTATTTCTCCGTGTCGGAGAAGTGCTCTGACTTCTGCCAGGACGACTTGGCTGATGACGACATCATGTTGCTGGATAACGGCCAAGAG GTGTACATGTGGGTCGGTACGCAGACGAGCCAGGTGGAGATCAAACTTAGTCTCAAAGCCTGTCAG GTGTACATCCAGCACATGCGTTCCAAAGACAGCCAGCAACCCAGAAAATTGCGACTAGTGCGCAAGGGAAATGAGCCGCACTGCTTCGCACGCTGCTTCCACGCCTGGGGGGCTTTCAAAACTCCCCCCGCGTAG
- the desi1a gene encoding desumoylating isopeptidase 1a, whose product MDKNSPRYNVQLYIYDLSRGMARSLSPIMLGKQLDGIWHTAIVAYGDEFFFGGEGISSCSPGGTMLGPPDTVVELGETEVSEEIFMEYLSSLGESTYRGDRYRLFEHNCNTFSNEVAQFLTGMPIPSYITDLPSEVLATPFGQILRPILDSIHIAPPGGNVINGGRNI is encoded by the exons ATGGACAAGAATTCTCCAAGATATAATGTACAGTTATATATTTATGATTTATCAAGGGGAATGGCGCGCAGCCTCAGTCCTATCATGCTGG GAAAGCAACTGGATGGCATAtg GCACACTGCCATAGTGGCGTATGGGGATGAGTTCTTTTTTGGAGGGGAAGGCATCTCCAGCTGTTCACCT GGTGGAACGATGCTGGGACCTCCGGACACAGTTGTGGAACTCGGTGAGACCGAAGTTTCGGAGGAGATCTTCATGGAATATCTCTCGTCCTTGGGAGAAAGCACTTACAG AGGTGACAGGTATCGACTGTTTGAGCACAATTGCAACACGTTCAGCAACGAGGTGGCTCAGTTCCTAACAGGCATGCCCATCCCCTCCTACATCACTGACCTCCCGTCCGAAGTCCTCGCCAC ACCGTTTGGGCAGATATTGCGGCCCATTCTGGACTCCATCCACATCGCCCCCCCTGGCGGCAACGTCATCAACGGAGGGAGAAACATCTAA